In a single window of the Niabella ginsenosidivorans genome:
- a CDS encoding Hsp20/alpha crystallin family protein, with product MSLVKWNENKGALPGFSGWLDDFWSRDLFNWGNKNFSSTQTTLPSVNVKETDGNYEVEVAAPGMDKKDFHITLDGNLLTISSEKQTNNEEEKANYTRREFSYQSFQRTFQLPKDVVDEESIQAKYENGVLQLTIPKKEEARKKVPKKIEVQ from the coding sequence ATGTCACTTGTTAAATGGAACGAAAACAAAGGAGCTTTACCCGGTTTCTCCGGTTGGTTGGATGATTTCTGGAGCCGCGATCTTTTTAACTGGGGGAATAAAAACTTTTCATCTACACAAACCACATTGCCATCAGTAAATGTAAAAGAAACAGATGGCAACTATGAGGTTGAAGTAGCGGCTCCCGGAATGGACAAAAAGGATTTTCATATTACGCTGGATGGGAACCTGCTGACTATTTCTTCAGAAAAGCAGACAAATAATGAAGAAGAAAAGGCAAATTATACCCGCAGGGAGTTCAGCTATCAATCCTTCCAGCGTACTTTTCAATTGCCAAAAGATGTTGTGGATGAAGAAAGTATTCAGGCAAAATACGAAAATGGTGTTTTGCAGCTGACCATTCCTAAAAAAGAAGAGGCCAGGAAGAAAGTGCCCAAAAAAATAGAAGTACAGTAA
- a CDS encoding DUF4251 domain-containing protein, giving the protein MKTRPALLFLLIITGVVCSCSSQQQISNRDSKIAQLIDEQTYTFVAQSVLPTEDSRYNVRNMFPNSSANLYQLTSRYDLKITQDSVIAYLPFFGRAYTAPVDPSKGGIQFTSTKFSYKKTMRKGSYEIDIRPKDNNDIQALYLTVSPSGYASLRITSLNKTPISYNGVIGPNKQNK; this is encoded by the coding sequence ATGAAAACAAGACCTGCCCTGCTGTTCCTGCTGATCATTACAGGCGTTGTCTGTTCCTGCTCATCGCAGCAGCAAATAAGCAACCGGGACTCTAAAATTGCCCAGCTGATTGATGAGCAGACCTATACTTTTGTGGCACAATCGGTACTTCCAACAGAAGACAGCCGTTATAATGTGCGTAATATGTTTCCCAACAGCAGCGCCAATCTTTACCAGCTGACCTCCCGCTATGATCTGAAGATCACGCAGGATTCGGTTATAGCCTACCTCCCGTTTTTCGGAAGGGCCTATACGGCACCCGTTGACCCATCCAAAGGCGGCATACAGTTCACTTCCACAAAATTCAGCTATAAAAAAACAATGCGAAAGGGAAGTTATGAAATCGATATCCGCCCAAAAGACAATAACGATATACAGGCATTATACTTAACTGTTTCACCTTCCGGTTATGCTTCTTTAAGAATTACGAGCCTGAATAAAACGCCCATTTCCTACAACGGGGTCATCGGACCGAATAAACAGAATAAATAA
- a CDS encoding alpha-L-fucosidase: MKKRCLLFLAVITWSVVPAQKYAPNWASLNQRKIPEWFQQDKFGIFIHWGLYAVPSYAPVIPNSGLSYAEWYWYRIQGEPQKDFMAFHKKNYGAGFLYPQFESLFKAELFNPKQWADILKASGAKYVVLTSKHHEGYCLWNSAEADRNWGRPWNAVTGTPKRDLLGDLTSAVRAAGLKMGYYYSLYEWFNPLWQKDRKRFVTEHMLPQLKNLVTKYKPSLIFADGEWELPDSAWHSPELLAWLFNESPVAKEVVVNDRWGSNTRGKNTGATYTTSEYGGGMNADVVWEESQGIGHSYGYNRNEQLKDYKSARELLLLLVDIVARGGNLLLDIGPTADGRIPVIMQQRLTEMGNWLKINGAAIYGTTAYKQPYQWSAGRMPARSDKSYMAGYSVPDLVTPKKDTASIELFFTRKGKDLFCILPDYKSRIVVKNMHMPAGAGAYLLGADRSLKVKNVGNDCEIDLSAIRPDELPAELPVIKLENVL; encoded by the coding sequence ATGAAAAAACGTTGCCTGCTGTTCTTAGCTGTTATAACCTGGAGTGTGGTGCCCGCACAAAAGTACGCGCCCAACTGGGCATCTCTTAACCAACGGAAGATCCCGGAGTGGTTTCAGCAGGATAAGTTCGGCATTTTTATCCATTGGGGGCTTTATGCAGTTCCGTCATATGCCCCGGTAATCCCTAATAGCGGGCTTAGCTATGCAGAGTGGTATTGGTACCGGATACAGGGCGAGCCGCAAAAGGATTTTATGGCCTTTCATAAGAAGAATTATGGGGCCGGCTTTTTATATCCGCAGTTTGAATCCCTGTTTAAAGCAGAGTTGTTTAACCCCAAGCAATGGGCCGATATATTGAAAGCATCCGGAGCAAAATATGTAGTGCTTACTTCAAAACACCATGAAGGCTATTGTCTCTGGAATAGCGCAGAGGCAGATCGCAACTGGGGGCGCCCCTGGAATGCGGTAACGGGCACGCCCAAACGGGATCTGCTGGGAGACCTTACCAGCGCCGTAAGAGCTGCGGGGTTAAAGATGGGATATTACTATTCCCTGTATGAATGGTTTAATCCCCTTTGGCAAAAAGACCGGAAGCGGTTTGTAACGGAGCATATGTTGCCCCAGCTAAAAAACCTGGTTACTAAATATAAGCCGTCCCTCATTTTTGCCGATGGTGAATGGGAGCTTCCGGATAGTGCCTGGCACAGCCCCGAACTGCTGGCCTGGCTGTTTAATGAATCTCCTGTAGCAAAGGAAGTGGTTGTAAATGACCGGTGGGGCAGCAATACCAGGGGCAAGAATACCGGCGCTACTTATACTACTTCAGAATACGGCGGGGGTATGAACGCGGATGTTGTATGGGAAGAAAGTCAGGGCATTGGCCATTCTTACGGGTACAACCGGAATGAGCAGTTAAAGGATTATAAAAGCGCCAGGGAGTTGTTGCTTTTGTTAGTTGATATAGTAGCAAGGGGAGGAAATCTTCTGTTAGATATTGGCCCTACAGCGGATGGCCGCATTCCGGTTATTATGCAGCAGCGGTTGACAGAAATGGGGAACTGGCTTAAAATAAACGGAGCTGCAATTTACGGTACAACCGCCTATAAACAACCCTATCAATGGAGTGCGGGCCGTATGCCTGCCAGGAGCGACAAAAGTTATATGGCCGGGTATAGTGTTCCTGACCTGGTGACTCCTAAAAAGGATACAGCTTCAATAGAATTGTTTTTTACCCGTAAAGGAAAGGATCTGTTTTGTATTCTGCCAGACTATAAAAGCAGAATAGTAGTAAAGAATATGCACATGCCTGCCGGTGCCGGGGCGTATCTGCTGGGAGCAGACCGGTCCTTAAAAGTGAAAAATGTTGGAAACGATTGTGAAATTGATCTTTCTGCCATCAGGCCAGATGAATTACCCGCAGAATTACCGGTAATAAAGTTAGAAAATGTATTATAA
- a CDS encoding helix-turn-helix transcriptional regulator, whose amino-acid sequence MFGTTVFGMVAEVKMEQARQLLLSGEKNISEVSDLTRYSHQAHFTRTFKKKFGVPPREYVKYPC is encoded by the coding sequence GTGTTTGGCACTACGGTATTTGGCATGGTAGCAGAAGTGAAAATGGAACAGGCCAGGCAGTTGCTCCTATCCGGTGAAAAAAACATTTCCGAAGTAAGCGACCTGACGAGGTACAGCCACCAGGCACATTTTACCAGGACGTTTAAAAAGAAGTTTGGTGTGCCGCCTCGCGAATATGTAAAATATCCTTGCTGA
- a CDS encoding Hsp20/alpha crystallin family protein, with translation MFTHQSINDQAQSPFEARFKHCGGFWGRKFGRHGYGGHPWAHKLQQFMNSRKAANIEETDQAYVLSLYAAGLKKENFRISVNDDVLTIKYATDETGSEVQYILQEYQPGSFERSFQLNDKVLTENIEAVYVDGVLKVTLQKNPETTKPAQEVKVA, from the coding sequence ATGTTTACCCATCAATCGATCAATGATCAAGCACAAAGCCCTTTTGAAGCCCGTTTTAAGCATTGTGGTGGCTTTTGGGGCAGAAAGTTTGGCCGTCATGGCTACGGCGGTCATCCCTGGGCTCATAAATTACAGCAGTTTATGAACAGCCGAAAGGCCGCAAATATTGAAGAAACAGATCAGGCTTATGTCCTGTCTTTATATGCAGCCGGGTTAAAAAAGGAAAATTTCAGAATATCTGTAAATGATGACGTGCTTACAATTAAGTATGCAACAGATGAAACCGGCAGTGAGGTACAATATATTCTTCAGGAATACCAGCCAGGTTCATTTGAACGTTCCTTTCAATTAAATGATAAAGTGCTTACTGAGAACATAGAAGCGGTATATGTAGACGGCGTTTTAAAAGTAACACTTCAGAAAAACCCCGAAACCACAAAACCGGCTCAGGAAGTTAAAGTGGCTTAG
- a CDS encoding VOC family protein: MNIDHIFIFTDDNGSIADELADLGLTEGGSRNHEGQGTANRTFVFENFYLEILWVRDEQEIKSNKILPTGLHTRAGLGTTPASPFGLCIENTDETEALFKNAFPYQPDYFPQGKTIDILNREHNLYLPWTFRLPFKRNRQGLPAPVSHNTGMSVLTEAVFYYPAADDQGFLDHFTGQKAIRFQKADNTGLTLTFDKGRQGLTNKLDALQLTILY; this comes from the coding sequence ATGAACATTGATCATATTTTCATTTTTACGGATGACAATGGCAGCATAGCCGATGAGCTGGCTGATCTTGGGCTGACCGAAGGTGGCAGCCGTAATCATGAGGGACAGGGTACTGCAAACAGAACCTTTGTATTTGAAAATTTTTATCTTGAAATCCTTTGGGTACGGGATGAACAGGAAATAAAAAGCAACAAAATACTGCCTACGGGCCTGCATACAAGAGCGGGCCTTGGAACAACTCCCGCTTCGCCCTTTGGGCTCTGCATTGAAAATACGGATGAGACAGAAGCACTGTTTAAAAACGCTTTTCCATACCAGCCGGATTATTTTCCACAGGGAAAGACAATTGATATTTTGAACAGGGAGCATAACCTTTATTTGCCATGGACGTTCAGGTTACCCTTCAAACGCAACAGGCAGGGGCTTCCGGCACCTGTTAGCCATAACACCGGTATGAGCGTTCTTACAGAGGCAGTCTTCTATTACCCGGCAGCCGATGACCAGGGTTTTCTGGATCACTTTACCGGACAAAAGGCAATCCGGTTTCAGAAGGCAGATAATACAGGGCTAACGCTGACTTTTGATAAAGGAAGGCAGGGCCTTACAAATAAATTGGATGCGCTACAATTAACCATCCTATATTAA
- a CDS encoding M1 aminopeptidase family protein — translation MDCSVVDNFTVKGYTATFVKQDTVLRHTIYRLNHPVLPGDSLQCMIRGRLHCQGFTNGDSQKELTFNGSFLSHNILPFFGYDDRRELKSNQYRPQYGLQKLASRLPDTTDQLASRQLFASTQANTINYTFTISTSAGQMVVAPGLLQKEWQSGRRQYFRFVNQAPALFDFSILSARYAVKRKRVDIAGQPVDIEVYYHPGHSWNTDHFITSAKEALAYLDTVLGRYPYTVLRIAERSYYDEALYAYGNVITLPENHGWTADIRRQEDLDYLHYSTTRLIAEQYMKQANISRTQGYPVITRSIPGYLAIQELNHFYGEAALQKRLGKNHDTYLKGRAKEENTEPVLMQSDEEADYVSEQKGSYALYQLSRLAGAQRVNGRSPLF, via the coding sequence ATGGATTGTTCCGTTGTCGACAACTTTACCGTAAAAGGATATACGGCAACATTTGTAAAGCAGGATACAGTTTTACGGCATACTATTTACCGGCTTAATCACCCGGTACTGCCCGGTGATAGTTTACAATGCATGATCAGGGGCAGGTTACACTGCCAGGGCTTTACCAATGGCGACTCGCAAAAAGAGCTCACCTTTAACGGAAGCTTCCTGTCGCACAATATCCTGCCTTTTTTTGGTTATGATGACCGGCGGGAGCTGAAGTCCAACCAGTACCGGCCGCAATACGGCTTGCAGAAGCTGGCCTCCCGGCTACCGGATACTACAGACCAATTGGCTTCGCGGCAGTTGTTCGCTTCCACACAGGCTAACACGATCAATTACACCTTTACGATCAGCACTTCTGCCGGTCAAATGGTTGTGGCGCCGGGGCTGCTGCAAAAAGAATGGCAGTCCGGCAGGCGGCAGTATTTCCGCTTCGTCAATCAGGCACCCGCTCTTTTTGATTTTTCCATCCTTTCTGCACGCTACGCGGTAAAAAGGAAGCGTGTTGACATAGCTGGTCAACCTGTGGATATAGAGGTCTATTACCATCCCGGGCACAGTTGGAATACGGATCACTTTATCACCTCAGCAAAAGAAGCACTGGCCTATCTGGATACGGTATTGGGCAGGTATCCTTATACTGTTTTGCGCATTGCAGAAAGGTCCTATTATGATGAAGCGCTGTATGCTTACGGCAATGTCATCACATTACCCGAAAACCATGGATGGACGGCTGATATACGCCGCCAGGAAGACCTGGATTACCTGCATTACAGCACTACAAGGTTGATTGCGGAGCAATATATGAAACAGGCTAATATCAGCCGTACACAGGGCTATCCTGTTATTACACGTTCTATTCCCGGTTACCTGGCCATACAGGAATTAAACCATTTTTACGGGGAGGCAGCGCTGCAAAAAAGACTGGGAAAAAATCATGATACCTATCTGAAAGGCCGGGCCAAAGAAGAAAATACAGAGCCCGTATTGATGCAAAGCGACGAGGAAGCGGATTATGTGTCCGAGCAAAAAGGCAGCTATGCGCTCTACCAGTTGAGCCGGCTGGCCGGAGCGCAACGGGTGAACGGGCGATCACCGCTTTTTTAG
- a CDS encoding single-stranded DNA-binding protein, translated as MYALKNKVQLIGNLGNAPEVKATTTGKKVARFSIATNEVYKNAKGERVTETQWHNLVAWGKVADIAEKYLEKGREVAVEGKLVNRRYEDKSGQKKQVTEILVQELLMLSGGQRSTME; from the coding sequence ATGTACGCATTAAAAAACAAAGTTCAACTGATCGGTAACCTGGGGAATGCCCCGGAAGTAAAAGCAACCACAACCGGTAAAAAGGTTGCCCGTTTTAGTATTGCCACTAACGAGGTCTATAAAAATGCAAAGGGAGAACGGGTTACAGAAACCCAGTGGCATAACCTGGTAGCATGGGGAAAAGTGGCTGATATTGCCGAAAAATATCTTGAAAAGGGCCGGGAAGTTGCCGTTGAAGGCAAACTGGTGAACCGCCGGTATGAAGATAAGAGCGGGCAAAAAAAACAGGTTACGGAAATACTGGTACAGGAGCTTTTGATGCTCTCCGGTGGTCAGCGCAGCACTATGGAGTAA